A single Triticum dicoccoides isolate Atlit2015 ecotype Zavitan chromosome 2A, WEW_v2.0, whole genome shotgun sequence DNA region contains:
- the LOC119358788 gene encoding protein FAR-RED ELONGATED HYPOCOTYL 3-like — translation MFVDQLARKHLANSGFYFDYVLDDKGRLVHVFWADATCRKNYALFGELVSFDSTYSTNQYNMIFTPFTGINHHKASVCFGAAMLHDEKADSYKWLFRTFLKAMGGAAPRFIITDECSSMDNAIREVFPAATHRLCMWHIMNKIPQKVGPNLKTDEDFHERLGRCVWSSETPTEFEERWKEIMSEYGLEDDEWFSKRFSLRESWIPAYFKEIALSGLMRTTSRSESANSFFSRIIGYKHALVEFWLRFDTALEEQRHKELQEDHVSLHTMPVLKTSWAIEKHGSEVFTHEIFQDFQHELLADRDRCLVEMMAHDGEVLAHVSCLRHMVSHVVI, via the exons ATGTTTGTTGACCAGCTTGCTAGAAAACATCTTGCAAATTCAGGATTTTATTTTGACTATGTTCTTGATGATAAGGGCAGACTGGTACATGTGTTCTGGGCGGATGCCACATGTAGGAAAAATTATGCTCTATTTGGAGAGCTTGTGTCCTTTGACTCCACGTATAGCACCAATCAATATAacatgatattcaccccctttactgGAATCAATCACCATAAGGCAAGTGTTTGTTTTGGTGCTGCAATGTTACACGATGAGAAGGCAGATTCTTACAAGTGGTTGTTTCGCACATTCTTGAAAGCTATGGGAGGGGCTGCACCTAGGTTTATAATAACTGACGAATGTAGTAGCATGGACAATGCAATAAGGGAAGTTTTCCCAGCAGCCACACATAGGCTATGCATGTGGCATATTATGAATAAGATCCCGCAAAAGGTTGGCCCTAATTTGAAGACCGATGAGGATTTCCATGAACGATTAGGTCGGTGCGTGTGGTCTTCTGAAACTCCTACTGAATTTGAGGAACGATGGAAAGAAATTATGTCAGAGTATGGGTTGGAAGATGATGAATGGTTCAGTAAAAGGTTCAGCCTTCGAGAATCATGGATACCAGCTTATTTCAAAGAAATAGCTTTGTCAGGGCTTATGCGGACCACTTCAAGGTCAGAGAGTGCCAATTCTTTTTTCTCACGTATTATTGGTTACAAGCATGCTTTGGTTGAGTTTTGGCTTAGATTTGACACGGCTTTGGAAGAACAACGTCATAAGGAGTTGCAAGAGGACCATGTGAGCCTACATACGATGCCTGTGTTGAAGACATCGTGGGCGATTGAAAAGCATGGCAGCGAGGTGTTCACGCATGAGATATTTCAGGATTTTCAACATGAGTTGCTTGCTGATAGGGATCGTTGCCTTGTTGAGATGATGGCACATGATGGTGAG GTTCTTGCACATGTAAGTTGTTTGAGACACATGGTATCCCATGTCGTCATCTGA